DNA sequence from the Lysinibacillus sp. OF-1 genome:
ACGTTGCTATAAAGCCTTTCTATACTGCCTTAGGTTGCTTAAATTATAACGAAAGTGTTACAATATACTTTAGTCAAAAAGAGCCAAGGAGGCATTCCTATGTCAATTGAATTAAACAATGAATTCGGCCAAATTGATATTTCAACAGATGTACTTGCACAAATTGCTGGTGGTGCTGCTGTAGAATGCTACGGTATTGTTGGCATGGCATCTAAACATCAAATTCGTGATGGTCTAACTGATATTTTACGTAAAGAAAACTTCGCAAAAGGTGTTGTTATTCGACAACAGGACGACGATTTACATATAGATATGTACATTATTGTTAGTTACGGGACAAAAATTTCGGAAGTTGCTTACCAAGTGCAATCGAAAGTGAAATATACAGTAGATAAAACATTAGGTATGAGCGTAAAATCTGTCAATATCTTTGTACAGGGCGTTCGTGTAGCGAATTAAGAGGAGGAACTAAATCGAATGCAGTCTTTAGACGGTATAAA
Encoded proteins:
- a CDS encoding Asp23/Gls24 family envelope stress response protein, which translates into the protein MSIELNNEFGQIDISTDVLAQIAGGAAVECYGIVGMASKHQIRDGLTDILRKENFAKGVVIRQQDDDLHIDMYIIVSYGTKISEVAYQVQSKVKYTVDKTLGMSVKSVNIFVQGVRVAN